A stretch of the Drosophila sulfurigaster albostrigata strain 15112-1811.04 chromosome 2L, ASM2355843v2, whole genome shotgun sequence genome encodes the following:
- the LOC133848136 gene encoding alpha-1,6-mannosyl-glycoprotein 2-beta-N-acetylglucosaminyltransferase-like: MRHNCNCYANDVETYQEQQQSSEELFFNEESIEKIKIHIISINKQQLVLNEEIYGPLTNDSVIVLIQVHKRIEYLEHLIYSLSLARNISQALLIFSHDYYDNVINDLVQSIKFCKVMQIFYPHSVQMHPNEFPGDDPNECSQQSSMEGNPLSKCNNVLHIANVTQMKHHWWWKANMVFNGLEITKHHKGLVLFLEEDHYVAEDFLHVLLLMQESRGNLCPDCNVLALGNYLKSLQYFTYHKKVEAEPWYVGKHNMGFAINRTLWTNINRCAKSFCNYNDYNWDWSLQHASSWCLKRQLLVMAIKGTRVFHIGNCGFHHSSDDCTSVNLITKVQLVLKSAREAHQLYPKFLRIVKPLLLKRNHLSTHFHSYGRWADPRDHQLCLNNTLPNR; this comes from the exons ATGCgtcacaattgcaattgttatg CCAATGATGTCGAGACCtaccaagaacaacaacagtccAGTGAAG AACTCTTCTTTAATGAGGAAAGCATAGAGAAAATAAAGATTCACATAATTAGTATTAATAAGCAACAATTGGTGCTCAATGAGGAGATTTATGGACCACTGACAAATGATTCTGTTATTGTTCTCATACAg GTTCACAAACGTATTGAGTACTTGGAGCATTTGATTTATAGTCTGTCGCTAGCTCGAAATATCTCGCAGGCCTTGTTGATTTTCTCGCACGATTATTATGATAATGTCATAAACGATTTGGTGCAATCAATCAAGTTTTGCAAAGTGATGCAAATATTCTATCCACACTCAGTGCAAATGCATCCAAATGAATTCCCAGGCGATGATCCTAACGAATGTTCGCAACAGAGTTCAATGGAAGG AAATCCCTTGAGTAAATGCAATAACGTGTTACACATTGCGAATGTTACGCAGATGAAGCATCATTGGTGGTGGAAGGCTAATATGGTTTTCAATGGACTAGAAATTACCAAGCATCACAAAG GTCTCGTTTTGTTTCTGGAGGAAGATCACTATGTGGCCGAAGACTTTCTGCATGTGCTGTTATTAATGCAGGAGAGTAGAGGAAATTTGTGTCCAGACTGCAATGTGTTGGCACTCGGTAATTATCTAAAGTCACTTCAGTACTTTACATACCACAAAAAG gTTGAAGCCGAGCCTTGGTATGTGGGCAAGCACAATATGGGCTTCGCCATCAATCGCACACTGTGGACTAACATAAATCGATGTGCCAAGTCCTTTTGCAACTACAACGATTACAATTGGGATTGGTCACTGCAACACGCCTCCAGTTGGTGCCTCAAAAGACAACTGCTTGTTATGGCAATCAAAGGAACGCGAGTCTTTCACATAGGCAATTG TGGCTTTCATCATTCCAGCGACGATTGCACTTCGGTTAATCTCATTACAAAGGTGCAACTTGTATTGAAATCAGCTCGAGAAGCCCATCAACTCTATCCCAAATTTCTGAGAATTGTGAAACCGCTATTGCTTAAAAGAAATCATTTGAGCACACATTTCCATAGCTACGGACGTTGGGCTGATCCGCGTGATCATCAACTTTGCCTCAACAATACGCTGCCAAATCGCTAA